In the Streptomyces formicae genome, one interval contains:
- a CDS encoding 2-oxoacid:acceptor oxidoreductase subunit alpha produces the protein MTSQVSSPAEHADGAVVGEQRKHTGEKDVRRLDRVIIRFAGDSGDGMQLTGDRFTSETASFGNDLSTLPNFPAEIRAPAGTLPGVSSFQLHFADHDILTPGDAPNVLVAMNPAALKANIADVPRGAEIIVNTDEFSKRAMQKVGYDVSPLEDGSLDGYSVHPVPLTTLTVEALKDFDLSRKDAGRSKNMFALGLLSWMYHRPTEGTEKFLRTKFAKKPDIAEANIAAFHAGWNFGETTEDFAVSYEVAPASQAFPTGTYRNISGNLALSYGLIAAGRQADLPLYLGSYPITPASDILHELSRHKNFGVRTFQAEDEIAGIGAALGAAFGGSLAVTTTSGPGVALKSETIGLAVSLELPLLIVDIQRGGPSTGLPTKTEQADLLQAMYGRNGEAPVPIVAPKTPADCFDAALEAARIAVTYRTPVFLLSDGYLANGSEPWRIPDVDELPDLRVQFASGANHTEDDGTEVFWPYKRDPQTLARPWAIPGTPGLEHRIGGIEKQDGTGNISYDPANHDFMVRTRQAKIDGIQVPDLEVDDTGGATTLVLGWGSTYGPITAAVRRLRAAGVPIAQAHLRHLNPFPRNLGEVLGRYEKVVIPEMNLGQLATLVRARFLVDAVSYNQVNGMPFKAEQLATALKEAIDG, from the coding sequence GTGACCAGCCAGGTCAGTAGCCCAGCCGAGCACGCCGACGGGGCAGTCGTCGGAGAGCAGCGCAAGCACACGGGTGAGAAGGACGTACGCCGCCTGGATCGTGTGATCATCCGTTTCGCGGGTGACTCCGGTGACGGCATGCAGCTCACCGGCGACCGGTTCACTTCCGAGACCGCTTCTTTTGGCAACGACCTGTCGACGCTGCCGAACTTCCCCGCGGAGATCCGCGCACCCGCCGGAACGCTCCCGGGTGTCTCCTCCTTCCAACTCCACTTCGCCGACCACGACATCCTCACGCCGGGCGACGCGCCGAACGTCCTGGTGGCGATGAACCCGGCGGCCCTGAAGGCGAACATCGCCGACGTGCCGCGCGGCGCGGAGATCATCGTCAACACCGACGAGTTCTCCAAGCGGGCGATGCAGAAGGTCGGTTACGACGTCTCGCCCCTTGAGGACGGCTCCCTGGACGGCTACAGCGTGCACCCGGTGCCGCTGACCACGCTGACCGTGGAGGCGCTCAAGGACTTCGACCTCTCGCGCAAGGACGCGGGCCGCTCGAAGAACATGTTCGCGCTCGGCCTGCTCTCCTGGATGTACCACCGGCCGACCGAGGGCACCGAGAAGTTCCTGCGCACCAAGTTCGCCAAGAAGCCGGACATCGCCGAGGCCAACATCGCGGCGTTCCACGCGGGTTGGAACTTCGGCGAGACCACCGAGGACTTCGCCGTCTCCTACGAGGTCGCCCCGGCCTCGCAGGCGTTCCCGACCGGCACCTACCGCAACATCTCGGGGAACCTCGCCCTGTCGTACGGGTTGATCGCGGCGGGCCGGCAGGCCGATCTGCCGCTGTACCTGGGCAGTTACCCGATCACGCCCGCCTCGGACATCCTGCACGAGCTGTCCCGGCACAAGAACTTCGGCGTGCGCACCTTCCAGGCCGAGGACGAGATCGCGGGCATCGGCGCCGCGCTGGGGGCGGCCTTCGGCGGCTCGCTGGCGGTCACCACCACCTCCGGGCCCGGGGTGGCGCTGAAGTCGGAGACCATCGGCCTCGCCGTCTCCCTCGAACTGCCGCTGCTGATCGTGGACATCCAGCGCGGCGGCCCGAGCACGGGGCTGCCGACCAAGACCGAGCAGGCCGACCTGCTCCAGGCGATGTACGGGCGCAACGGCGAGGCCCCGGTGCCGATCGTGGCGCCGAAGACCCCCGCCGACTGTTTCGACGCGGCCCTGGAGGCGGCCCGGATCGCGGTGACCTACCGCACCCCGGTCTTCCTGCTCTCCGACGGCTACCTGGCCAACGGCTCGGAGCCGTGGCGCATCCCGGACGTCGACGAACTCCCGGACCTGCGCGTGCAGTTCGCCTCGGGCGCCAACCACACCGAGGACGACGGCACCGAGGTCTTCTGGCCCTACAAGCGCGACCCGCAGACCCTTGCCCGCCCGTGGGCGATTCCGGGCACGCCCGGTCTCGAACACCGCATCGGCGGCATCGAGAAGCAGGACGGCACGGGCAACATCTCCTACGACCCGGCCAACCACGACTTCATGGTCCGCACCCGGCAGGCCAAGATCGACGGCATCCAGGTCCCCGACCTGGAGGTCGACGACACGGGCGGCGCCACCACCCTGGTCCTGGGCTGGGGCTCGACGTACGGGCCGATCACCGCGGCGGTCCGCAGGCTGCGCGCGGCGGGCGTGCCCATCGCCCAGGCCCACCTGCGCCACCTCAACCCCTTCCCGCGGAATCTGGGCGAGGTGCTCGGGCGTTACGAGAAGGTGGTGATCCCCGAGATGAACCTCGGTCAGCTCGCCACCCTGGTACGCGCCCGGTTCCTGGTGGACGCGGTCTCGTACAACCAGGTGAACGGCATGCCGTTCAAGGCCGAGCAGCTCGCCACGGCTCTCAAGGAGGCCATCGATGGCTGA
- a CDS encoding response regulator transcription factor, translating into MRVVIAEDSVLLREGLTRLLTDRGHDVVAGVGDADALIKTITELAAENALPDVVVADVRMPPTHTDEGVRAAVYLRAQHPGLGVLVLSQYVEEQYATELLAGSSRGVGYLLKDRVAEVREFVDAVVRVADGGTALDPEVVAQLLGRSRKQDVLAGLTPREREVLGLMAEGRTNSAVARQLVVSDGAVEKHVSNIFLKLGLSQSDGDHRRVLAVLTYLNS; encoded by the coding sequence ACCCGGTTGCTGACCGACCGCGGGCATGACGTGGTCGCTGGTGTGGGTGATGCCGACGCACTGATCAAGACGATCACCGAGCTGGCGGCGGAGAACGCCCTGCCGGACGTGGTCGTCGCCGACGTGCGGATGCCGCCGACCCACACCGACGAGGGGGTGCGCGCCGCGGTCTACCTGCGCGCCCAGCACCCCGGTCTCGGCGTCCTGGTCCTCTCGCAGTACGTCGAGGAGCAGTACGCGACCGAGCTGCTCGCCGGTTCGAGCAGGGGCGTGGGCTATCTGCTCAAGGACCGGGTCGCCGAGGTGCGGGAGTTCGTCGACGCGGTGGTGCGGGTGGCCGACGGGGGCACGGCGCTCGACCCCGAGGTCGTGGCGCAGCTGCTCGGCCGCAGCCGCAAGCAGGACGTGCTCGCGGGGCTTACTCCGCGTGAACGCGAGGTACTCGGCCTGATGGCCGAAGGACGGACGAACTCAGCGGTCGCCCGGCAGCTCGTGGTGAGCGACGGAGCCGTCGAGAAGCACGTGAGCAACATCTTCCTGAAGCTCGGCCTGTCCCAGAGTGACGGGGATCACCGCCGCGTGCTCGCGGTGCTCACCTACCTCAACTCATAG